The following coding sequences are from one Chloroflexota bacterium window:
- a CDS encoding aminopeptidase P family protein — protein sequence MPRATIAERINVPRMRRERRQKLIAAMDRTDIDVLILSSRANVTYATGARSLLADSSREHYLPTFAVFTRDGKPPHLFTPYPEGAPPDLPADHIHPPFLPEFEVGVRQMAATLKRLLGPLLRAKVGVDGYTAASYALLPELLSESTLVDAGPATGMARLCKTKDEVECLRAAEHINDAAMRDVLAALRPGMRQSDLSGIFLKRILELGATGNHIDPIWMVTPQWLKQGPHMLLNDLAFPIPTTDRILREGDLMMVDSGIEYLGYGSDFGRTWICSLTPKPAARLTDKYKIWREVTQAVMDTARPGKTGGDIARAAVKAAGNKKPWLEQFYILHGIGLDSAEMPMIGTNLGARFDESIVMQPGMLLVIEPCIYEDGVGGYRSEDTVVVSESGPPDLLSTFPYTPWGGRP from the coding sequence ATGCCAAGAGCGACCATCGCAGAGCGCATCAATGTTCCGCGCATGCGCCGCGAGCGGCGGCAAAAGCTCATCGCCGCCATGGATCGCACCGATATTGACGTCCTCATCCTCAGCTCCCGCGCCAACGTCACCTATGCCACCGGCGCCCGCTCCCTCCTCGCCGATTCCTCCCGGGAGCACTACCTCCCTACCTTCGCCGTCTTCACCCGCGACGGCAAGCCGCCCCACCTCTTTACGCCCTACCCGGAAGGCGCGCCGCCCGACCTGCCCGCCGATCACATCCACCCGCCCTTCCTCCCTGAGTTCGAGGTCGGCGTTCGTCAGATGGCCGCGACCCTCAAACGCCTCCTCGGCCCGCTCCTCCGCGCCAAGGTCGGCGTGGACGGCTACACCGCCGCTTCCTACGCGCTCCTCCCCGAGCTCCTCTCCGAATCAACGCTCGTTGATGCCGGCCCCGCCACCGGCATGGCGCGCCTCTGCAAGACCAAGGACGAAGTCGAATGCCTCCGCGCCGCCGAACACATCAACGATGCCGCCATGCGCGATGTCCTCGCCGCCCTCAGGCCAGGCATGCGCCAGAGCGATCTCAGCGGCATCTTCCTCAAGCGTATCCTCGAGCTCGGCGCCACGGGCAATCACATAGACCCCATCTGGATGGTCACGCCTCAGTGGCTCAAGCAAGGTCCCCACATGCTCCTCAACGACCTCGCCTTCCCCATCCCCACCACCGACCGCATCCTCCGTGAAGGCGACCTCATGATGGTGGACTCCGGCATCGAATACCTGGGCTACGGCTCCGATTTCGGGCGCACCTGGATTTGCTCCCTCACGCCTAAGCCCGCTGCGCGCCTCACCGATAAATACAAGATCTGGCGCGAAGTCACTCAAGCCGTCATGGACACGGCGCGCCCCGGGAAAACCGGCGGCGATATCGCCCGCGCCGCCGTCAAGGCCGCCGGGAACAAGAAGCCCTGGCTGGAGCAGTTCTACATCCTCCACGGCATCGGCCTCGATAGCGCGGAGATGCCCATGATCGGCACCAACCTCGGCGCCCGGTTCGATGAATCCATCGTCATGCAGCCTGGCATGCTCCTCGTCATCGAGCCCTGCATCTACGAAGACGGCGTCGGCGGCTATCGCAGCGAAGACACCGTCGTCGTCAGCGAAAGCGGCCCGCCCGATCTCCTCAGCACCTTCCCCTACACCCCCTGGGGAGGCCGCCCGTGA